The nucleotide window CCGGCGCATCGGGTATAGTGGACCCCGAAAACTGGACCGCCGGTTAAGCTATACCGGAGGCCCAGGAAAGGGGAACCCATGGCGGGCAAGCGGAAGAGTCACTCGGCGGCGTTCAAGGCCCAGGTCGCGCTGGCGGCCCTCAAGGGCGACAAGACCATCAACGAACTGGCGAGTCAGCACGGCGTCCACCCGACCCTGATTCATGGGTGGAAGAAGCAGTTGCTCACCGGGGCCGAGGCCGTGTTCGCCTCGGGGGCGAAGGGCACCGGCCCCCCGGAAGACAAGACGACCGAGTTGTACGAGCAGATCGGCCGCCTCAAGGTGGAACTCGACTGGGTGAAAAAAAAATCGGCCGCCCTCGGCTGAGGCCAAGCGTGCCCGGATCGAGGCCGAGCACCCGGAGCTGAGCGTCCGGCGCCAGTGCGAGCTGATCGGATTGAACCGCTCGACGGTGTACTACGAGCCGACCCCGGAGAGCGCGGAGAACCTGACGCTGATGCGGTTGATCGACGAGCAGTACACGACGTGCCCGTTCTACGGGAGCCGGCGCCTGGCCGCGTGGCTGGGCACCCAGGGCCACGAGGTGAACCGCAAGCGGGTGCAGCGGCTGTTGCGGATCATGGGGTTGGAGGCCCTGTACCCCAAGCCCAAGCTGTCGGTCGGGTCCGGGCACAAGGTGTACCCGTACCTGTTGCGGGGCGTGGCCATCGACCGGGTCCATCAGGTGTGGAGCACGGACATCACGTACATCCCGATGCCCACCGGGTTCATGTACCTGGCCGCAACGATGGACTGGTTCAGCCGGTACGTGGTGGCCTGGCGACTGTCCAACACGTTGGACGGGTCATTCTGCCAGGACATGCTGGAGGAGGCCTTGGGCCGGGGCAAGCCGGAGGTGTTCAACACGGACCAGGGAGTCCAGTTCACGGCCGCCGCGTGGGTCGGGCGATTGGAGCGGGCCGGGGTCGCGGTGAGCATGGACGGGCGGGGCCGGTGCCTGGACAACGTGTTCGTGGAGCGCCTGTGGCGGAGCGTCAAGTACGAGGACGTGTACCTCAAGGGTTACGAGTCGGTGCCGGCCCTGGAGAGTGGGCTCCGGGCGTACTTCGGGTTCTACAACACCGAGCGGTTACACCAGTCCCTGGACTACCGCACCCCGGCTCAGGTGTATGGCGTCGGAGCCACGAAGGCCCCGACGAAACAGTAGCGAAGGATAGCAACTTTTTGGTCTAGACAATGGGGTCCACTGTAGGGGTCGACGAACTGTCATTAAAAAGCGGCACCGGCCGCTCGTCGCCGTGATCGTCGATCACGGCCACCGGTGTGTGCTCGACGTGCTGGAGGACCGCGAGAAAGCGACGGCTGTGGCGTACTTGGAAGCGGCCAAGGGGAGCGGCTTGTTGGCGTCGGTGGAGGAAGTGACGACGGACATGTGGTGCGCCGACGCCGAAGCCGCGCGGGACGCATTCGGCGAGGCATCGCCATTACGATCGAACGGTTCCACGTCATGAAGAGCTTCCAGGATCGCCTGACGGCGGCCCGTCGGGAGTTGCCGCGCGGGCGGCCCGCGGAGGCCAGGGCGAAGCTCAAAGGGGGCCGTTGGTGGTGGGTGACGAACCCGGAGAACCTGTGCCAGGAGCATCCGGAATCGTTCGCCGAACTGCGCGTTCAGTTGCCGGTGCGGGCGGCGTTGTGGGAACAGCGGGAGCAACTCCGCGCGATCTTCGAGGACCGAACGATTCGGACCCCGGAAGGCGGGCGGGAACGGTTGGAGGGTTGGATCGCCGGTGTTCGGAAGTTGCGATTGGCCGCGTCGGAGAAGTTCTGCAAGACGCCGACGAACTGGATGGGGAAGATCACTCACTACTTTCGAGCGCGCAGCTGTAACGGTTGAACGGAAGGGCTCAACCACGGCATCCGGACCATCCTCTGGCGGGCGTTCGGGAGGGTCAACTTCAAGAACTTCCGCCTCCGCGTACTGCACCGGTTCGGATGCCCTAAAGAATGAACTCCCCCAAGACTGGTGGAGAACCACTTTACCCAAACCACGGGAGCAGTGTTTCAAGGAGTAGCCGAGCACCTTAGACCACGCGCGTCCGTGATCCTTTAGTAGCTTCTCCTCATGTGCCTTGAGTTCAGCTCGGCTCGGATCGTCGTCGGACAGGTGGGCAAGTGCAACTTGTGTGCGGATGAAATTAGCCCGTGCGGGAACCACGTCTGGGGTGGCTTCAGACCATGCGCTGGGGTGCTCGGCAAGTCAGTCGGCGAACACCAATCGTGGGGTGTCGTCGTCGAGATTGTTCAAGATCGCGTCGATGAACCCGGCGAGTTCAGACATCAGGTGTCGCACTAATTGGAATGGGTGTAACCGGTCGGGCGCTCAAACGGCGAGCGGCCAATCGAGTCCCCGGAGTACCGTTCGGTTCGGGTAGAGGCGTTCGGTCTCGGCCTCGATCCGATGTTGCTGGAACGTCTCCCACGACCCGTTGAGGTACTCGCTGCGGACATCCAACATGGCTTGCGCGCCGTCCCGGGTCCACCGCATCCCGGACCGCTCCATCCGATCTTTCACATACGACCGACACGCGCCCTCGATCACCCCGCTGGCGATCGGGTACCCCTTCGCCAGGTACTCGTCGTACCGCATCCGAATCTCGTTCCCCTTCAGGTACCGACAGATCGTCCCCAAGCGGGACCTCTTCGATTTGCACAGGCGCCGCCGTGTGCCCATGCGCCGCAACCCGATCACCACCCCGCGGTTGTCGCCCGCCAACATGCGGTGTAACCGGTCCCGCACGAACGGCACCACGTCGTCGCTCCCCTCCGGGTGGAACAGGTGCGCCGCCTGCCACAGCCGGGGGGGCCACGTGCAGCAGGTCCAGAACCTCCACGGCGCCCGCCGGCAGGTGCTCGCGGCACCCGCCCCACCGCGCCTCCTGGCCGTCCATCACGCACACCACCTCTTTCGTCGCACCCGGGTTCCGCCGCCCCAACTCCGCACCGAGCCACTCGAAAACGGCTCCGATCGGCTCACCCAGCGAGCCGTCCGGGGCGGCACTGAGCCGGCCCCACACGTTCTTGCCCGCCGGTTCGGGGCAGGCGCGGGGTAGAGTCGCGTCCCCGCGCGGGTCGCGGAACAGGGCCGCCACCACCTGCGCCGGGGTTCGCACGTGCCGGTCCACCGAGTACACGGCCCCGACAATGGCCATCCGCTTCTTGTTCGCTTCAGGGCTACGCACGGATTGGTGTTGGGTAAGTTGCGGCGTGTGGGTATGTGCGGTTCCTCATTTTAGGAGCGGCACACATGGCCTGGTCCCTGGTCGAGCGTTTGGCGGAGTTACCGGACCCGCGGAGCCGTCACGGTCGCCAGTATCCGCTGGTCGGGCTATTGACCTTGTGCCTGGTGGCGGTGATGGGCGGGCACACCACGCCCGAGGCGATCTCTCAATTCGGGCGGCTGCGGCAGAAGCGGTTGGGTCACGCGCTGGGGTTTCGTAACGGCAACATGCCGTGTCCCAACACCATCGCCGGGCTGCGGCGGCGGTTGGACCCGGACCGCCTGGACGCGATCATCGGGGCGTGGCTCAGGGATCGGCACCCGGACGGGTGGGAGCACCTGGCGTTGGACGGCAAGCGGCTGTGCGGGTCGCGCGACGGCCAGGTGCCGGGCACCCACCTGCTGGCGGCGTACGCCCCACAGGTGTCCGCGGTGGTCGCCCAGATGACGGTCGAGGCCACGACCAACGAGCACAAGGCGGCGCTCCGGTTGTTGGGCGTGTTGCCCTCGCTGGGTGGGACCGTAGTCACCGGTGATGCCATCTTCACCCAACCGGACGTGTGTGCCGCGGTGCAACACAAGGGTGGGGACTACATCCTGTACGCCAAGAGCAACCAAGGTACGCTACGGGCCGACCTGGAGGCCGCGTTCGCCACCGCCGCGGGTGGCGACTTTTCCCCCCGGGTTACAGGGCGCGTGGGATCGGGACGCGGGAACGGCAGTTGAGGTGAGCAAGGGGCACGGGCGGGTCGAGCGGCGGTCCATCACAACCACCACGTGGCTCAACGAGTACCTGACCCGGTGGCCCGGGGTGCAGCAGGTGTTCCGACTCGAGCGCCAGCGCCGGGCCGATGGGAAGACGACCGTGGAGGTGGTGTACGGGATCTCCAGCCTCAGCCCGGTGGCCGCGCCTCCGGACACGGTGCTCGGGTACACCCGCAGCCACTGGGGCATCGAGAGCTTGCACTACGTCCGCGATGTGACCTTGGACGAGGACCGATGCCGAGTGCGCCGGGGCACGGCACCGCGGGTGCTGGCGTCGCTGCGAAACGTGGCCGTGTACCTGCTCCGGCGCCTCGGCGCCGGCACCATCGCGGCGGCCGTTCGGACCGTCGTTGCCAGACCTGAGCTGGCGCTGGCTGCGCTCAACCAGCCAATTTCAATCTCTGAGTAGCCCTGTTGTTCGCTTTATCGCCCTTGCCCCGCCGGGCCTTGGGCTTCGGATCACGGGGCCGCGCCGCATCGAGATGCCCTTGCCGTCGGCCGAGGCCACGAACACCGCGCCCTCGTCGGACGGTGCCGGAACCGGACGCGCGTCCCGGAACGTCCCGACCGCGGCCCCCATGTGGCGGTTGTTGCCCTCCAGGGAATCGACCGGTTGCTCGACCCCGAGGATGTCCCCGAGGGTGGCCGCGACTCGGGCGAATGCGGACTCGGCTCCCAACGCCTGGTTCCACCCCTAGAGCAGGTACGAATACGCGCCGTCGGGCACCTGGAGCCGGTTGTCCAGCGGAACCAGGACGATCTTCTGTCCGTCCCGGGGGCCGTAGCAAGTGCGGGTCAACGTGAAGTCCCCGAACACCGACCGATACTCGCGGGTGTGGGTGGTCGGGAGCCGGCGGGCGCTCGACCCGTCCGGGAGTGGGACCTCGGGTCCCACGTCCCCGGTGCCGCTGAGCGCGAGGAACCGGGCGAACGCGGCCCGCCCCAACTTCAGCACCTGATCCCAGATGCCGCGCTCGACCTCGTGGGCCGGTTGCCCGCGCTCGGCCGCGTGACGAACGAAGTCGAGCAGGTGGTCGGTGAGCGTGCTCAGGGACGGGCATTGCCGATCTCGGCGACGTGTGCGATCATAGCTCCGGCCTTCTTGGTTCGGGTGATTGGTGGCGTGGTAACCCTGATTGTCCGCCAAGAAGGCCATTTCGTCGCTTCACTCACGCACAAAACCCCTACCGGACGGGACTTCACGCCGAGCGCCCGACCGGTTACACCCAATTGGAATCGCCAACCGGTTCCAATTGCTCGGCCGGTCAGATGATTTCGTGATTGCATGGATGCTAAATTGTGCAATCCTTGCCGTCAATCGTACGGATGGAACGCAGCGGGACGTGGGCATCCCTATGCCTTGAGTGTGGCCCGCTTGCTCCGCGAGCGGTGCTTCGCGCATCAAAGCAACAGGTGTTCAATGCGCCCAGCACGGCGTTGCCACCACTCGCGGAGCGAACCACACTCAAGACCAAAATGCCGTTGTCTCAAGAGCCGCTTTTGAGCGGGCGCGGTCACGCGGTGCCGAGGTGCCGCGCGAGCCG belongs to Gemmata obscuriglobus and includes:
- a CDS encoding IS3 family transposase (programmed frameshift) codes for the protein MAGKRKSHSAAFKAQVALAALKGDKTINELASQHGVHPTLIHGWKKQLLTGAEAVFASGAKGTGPPEDKTTELYEQIGRLKVELDWVKKKSAASAEAKRARIEAEHPELSVRRQCELIGLNRSTVYYEPTPESAENLTLMRLIDEQYTTCPFYGSRRLAAWLGTQGHEVNRKRVQRLLRIMGLEALYPKPKLSVGSGHKVYPYLLRGVAIDRVHQVWSTDITYIPMPTGFMYLAATMDWFSRYVVAWRLSNTLDGSFCQDMLEEALGRGKPEVFNTDQGVQFTAAAWVGRLERAGVAVSMDGRGRCLDNVFVERLWRSVKYEDVYLKGYESVPALESGLRAYFGFYNTERLHQSLDYRTPAQVYGVGATKAPTKQ
- a CDS encoding transposase, with translation MKKRHRPLVAVIVDHGHRCVLDVLEDREKATAVAYLEAAKGSGLLASVEEVTTDMWCADAEAARDAFGEASPLRSNGSTS
- a CDS encoding ISAs1 family transposase gives rise to the protein MAWSLVERLAELPDPRSRHGRQYPLVGLLTLCLVAVMGGHTTPEAISQFGRLRQKRLGHALGFRNGNMPCPNTIAGLRRRLDPDRLDAIIGAWLRDRHPDGWEHLALDGKRLCGSRDGQVPGTHLLAAYAPQVSAVVAQMTVEATTNEHKAALRLLGVLPSLGGTVVTGDAIFTQPDVCAAVQHKGGDYILYAKSNQGTLRADLEAAFATAAGGDFSPRVTGRVGSGRGNGS
- a CDS encoding transposase; translated protein: MKSFQDRLTAARRELPRGRPAEARAKLKGGRWWWVTNPENLCQEHPESFAELRVQLPVRAALWEQREQLRAIFEDRTIRTPEGGRERLEGWIAGVRKLRLAASEKFCKTPTNWMGKITHYFRARSCNG
- a CDS encoding TIGR02996 domain-containing protein, which produces MSELAGFIDAILNNLDDDTPRLVFAD
- a CDS encoding ISAs1 family transposase, whose amino-acid sequence is MSKGHGRVERRSITTTTWLNEYLTRWPGVQQVFRLERQRRADGKTTVEVVYGISSLSPVAAPPDTVLGYTRSHWGIESLHYVRDVTLDEDRCRVRRGTAPRVLASLRNVAVYLLRRLGAGTIAAAVRTVVARPELALAALNQPISISE